Proteins from a single region of Chrysemys picta bellii isolate R12L10 chromosome 25, ASM1138683v2, whole genome shotgun sequence:
- the MPND gene encoding MPN domain-containing protein isoform X1 — translation MAALDADSPGAEECLEEDEEELETSMEDPENESAGKPAPGGRSCILTRRGITLRVLLKDGLIEPGEGVLSIYYLVPPHAVVLTEPAASLLLSQGKKFLGDLLPDGKITWQETGQVFNSPSAWATYCKKLVNPAKKSGCGWASVRYKGQKLDQCKAAWLKKHQPNAPAAEESLVSEGEEEELAEEDEDEAREGKIATSEPGLGKKLEEKIRKHQSKNLVEPHNTDNGPHGKRLESKNRTPVRYCTLGSRDSARNPHTLVEVTSFAAINKFQPFNVAISSNVLLLLDFHSHLTRSEVVGYLGGRWDTSSQVLTVLRAFPCRTRLGDTESAATVEEEICQNLFMRGLALVGWYHSHPFSHALPSLQDIDAQMDYQLKLQGSNNRFQPCLALICAPYYHGNQGVESKISPFWVMPPPEQRPNDYGIPMEVEVTYVQDGFLTNDVLHEMMLLVEFYKGAPDLVKFQDIWSQEKTYLDKLKGSLASRTPKDQGFAHVLEQIYSLLKHSS, via the exons ATGGCAG CTCTGGATGCCGATTCCCCCGGAGCGGAGGAGTGTCTGGAAGAGGACGAGGAGGAGCTGGAGACGAGCATGGAAGACCCTGAGAACGAAAGTGCCGGGAAGCCGGCCCCAGGGGGGCGCAGCTGCATCCTCACCCGGCGCGGCATCACGCTGCGGGTGCTGCTGAAGGATGGCCTGATCGAGCCGGGGGAGGGCGTGCTCTCCATCTACTACCTG GTTCCTCCCCATGCCGTTGTGTTAACGGAGCCTGCTGCTTCCCTCCTGCTCTCCCAGGGGAAGAAGTTCCTAGGGGACTTGCTGCCCGACGGGAAGATCACCTGGCAGGAGACGGGGCAGGTGTTCAATTCGCCCAGCGCCTGGGCCACATACTGCAAGAAGCTGGTGAACCCGGCGAAGAAATCGGGCTGCGGCTGGGCCTCGGTGAGGTACAAGGGGCAGAAACTGGACCAGTGCAAGGCGGCCTGGCTGAAGAAGCACCAGCCCAATGCCCCCGCGGCCGAGGAG AGTTTGGTGAgcgaaggggaggaggaggaactggCCGAGGAGGACGAGGACGAGGCCAGGGAAGGTAAAATCGCCACCTCGGAGCCTGGGCTTGGCAAGAAACTGGAGGAGAAAATCAGGAAGCATCAAAGCAAGAACCTGGTGGAGCCACACAACACTG ATAACGGACCCCATGGGAAGAGACTGGAGAGCAAGAACCGCACTCCCGTCCGTTACTGCACGCTGGGAAGCCGGGACTCTGCCAG GAACCCGCACACCCTGGTGGAAGTGACCTCCTTCGCAGCAATCAACAAGTTCCAGCCGTTCAACGTGGCCATCTCCAGTaacgtgctgctgctgctg GACTTTCACAGCCACCTAACGAGGAGCGAGGTGGTTGGCTACCTGGGAGGCAGGTGGGACACCAGCAGCCAGG TGCTGACGGTGCTGCGAGCGTTCCCCTGCCGGACGCGCCTCGGAGACACCGAATCGGCAGCCACCGTCGAGGAGGAG ATCTGCCAGAACCTCTTCATGCGGGGGCTGGCGCTGGTGGGCTGGTACCACAGCCACCCCTTCAGCCACGCCCTCCCCTCGCTGCAGGACATCGACGCCCAGATGGATTACCAGCTTAAGCTGCAGGGGAGCAACAACCGCTTCCAGCCCTGCCTGGCTCTCATCTGCG caccaTACTATCACGGCAACCAAGGTGTGGAGTCCAAAATCTCGCCCTTCTGGGTCATGCCACCTCCGGAG CAAAGGCCCAACGATTACGGCATCCCCATGGAAGTGGAGGTCACCTACGTGCAGGACGGGTTTCTCACCAATGACGTCCTCCATGAGATG ATGCTGCTGGTTGAGTTTTACAAAGGGGCTCCAGACCTGGTGAAGTTTCAAGATATCTGGAGCCAGGAGAAGACTTACTTAGATAAGCTAAAG GGCTCCCTCGCCTCCAGGACTCCCAAAGATCAGGGCTTCGCCCACGTCCTGGAACAGATCTACAGCCTCCTCAAGCACAGCAGCTGA
- the MPND gene encoding MPN domain-containing protein isoform X2, which yields MAALDADSPGAEECLEEDEEELETSMEDPENESAGKPAPGGRSCILTRRGITLRVLLKDGLIEPGEGVLSIYYLGKKFLGDLLPDGKITWQETGQVFNSPSAWATYCKKLVNPAKKSGCGWASVRYKGQKLDQCKAAWLKKHQPNAPAAEESLVSEGEEEELAEEDEDEAREGKIATSEPGLGKKLEEKIRKHQSKNLVEPHNTDNGPHGKRLESKNRTPVRYCTLGSRDSARNPHTLVEVTSFAAINKFQPFNVAISSNVLLLLDFHSHLTRSEVVGYLGGRWDTSSQVLTVLRAFPCRTRLGDTESAATVEEEICQNLFMRGLALVGWYHSHPFSHALPSLQDIDAQMDYQLKLQGSNNRFQPCLALICAPYYHGNQGVESKISPFWVMPPPEQRPNDYGIPMEVEVTYVQDGFLTNDVLHEMMLLVEFYKGAPDLVKFQDIWSQEKTYLDKLKGSLASRTPKDQGFAHVLEQIYSLLKHSS from the exons ATGGCAG CTCTGGATGCCGATTCCCCCGGAGCGGAGGAGTGTCTGGAAGAGGACGAGGAGGAGCTGGAGACGAGCATGGAAGACCCTGAGAACGAAAGTGCCGGGAAGCCGGCCCCAGGGGGGCGCAGCTGCATCCTCACCCGGCGCGGCATCACGCTGCGGGTGCTGCTGAAGGATGGCCTGATCGAGCCGGGGGAGGGCGTGCTCTCCATCTACTACCTG GGGAAGAAGTTCCTAGGGGACTTGCTGCCCGACGGGAAGATCACCTGGCAGGAGACGGGGCAGGTGTTCAATTCGCCCAGCGCCTGGGCCACATACTGCAAGAAGCTGGTGAACCCGGCGAAGAAATCGGGCTGCGGCTGGGCCTCGGTGAGGTACAAGGGGCAGAAACTGGACCAGTGCAAGGCGGCCTGGCTGAAGAAGCACCAGCCCAATGCCCCCGCGGCCGAGGAG AGTTTGGTGAgcgaaggggaggaggaggaactggCCGAGGAGGACGAGGACGAGGCCAGGGAAGGTAAAATCGCCACCTCGGAGCCTGGGCTTGGCAAGAAACTGGAGGAGAAAATCAGGAAGCATCAAAGCAAGAACCTGGTGGAGCCACACAACACTG ATAACGGACCCCATGGGAAGAGACTGGAGAGCAAGAACCGCACTCCCGTCCGTTACTGCACGCTGGGAAGCCGGGACTCTGCCAG GAACCCGCACACCCTGGTGGAAGTGACCTCCTTCGCAGCAATCAACAAGTTCCAGCCGTTCAACGTGGCCATCTCCAGTaacgtgctgctgctgctg GACTTTCACAGCCACCTAACGAGGAGCGAGGTGGTTGGCTACCTGGGAGGCAGGTGGGACACCAGCAGCCAGG TGCTGACGGTGCTGCGAGCGTTCCCCTGCCGGACGCGCCTCGGAGACACCGAATCGGCAGCCACCGTCGAGGAGGAG ATCTGCCAGAACCTCTTCATGCGGGGGCTGGCGCTGGTGGGCTGGTACCACAGCCACCCCTTCAGCCACGCCCTCCCCTCGCTGCAGGACATCGACGCCCAGATGGATTACCAGCTTAAGCTGCAGGGGAGCAACAACCGCTTCCAGCCCTGCCTGGCTCTCATCTGCG caccaTACTATCACGGCAACCAAGGTGTGGAGTCCAAAATCTCGCCCTTCTGGGTCATGCCACCTCCGGAG CAAAGGCCCAACGATTACGGCATCCCCATGGAAGTGGAGGTCACCTACGTGCAGGACGGGTTTCTCACCAATGACGTCCTCCATGAGATG ATGCTGCTGGTTGAGTTTTACAAAGGGGCTCCAGACCTGGTGAAGTTTCAAGATATCTGGAGCCAGGAGAAGACTTACTTAGATAAGCTAAAG GGCTCCCTCGCCTCCAGGACTCCCAAAGATCAGGGCTTCGCCCACGTCCTGGAACAGATCTACAGCCTCCTCAAGCACAGCAGCTGA